The Leptospira montravelensis nucleotide sequence AATTCAATTATTTATCCAAAATTAGCAAGACTCGCAGAAACAGACGAATTTCCGAATGTACTAAAAAAATCAGTTTTTTTGGGTGGGATGATTGCCATTGCTTTATCTCCAGGGATATTACTAGCAGAACCCATCTTAACATTGTTATTCGGAACAAAGTATACGAATTCAATTTCAGTTTTTAAAATTTTATATCCAAACTTTTTGTTACAATTAGTTTTTGCTCCGTTAGGAACGGCACTCTTTGCCTTAGGGTTACCAAGACTTCTTGCAGGACTAGCTTTACTTAGATTGTTATTTGGTGCTATTTTTGATTATTGGATCATCCCCGATTCTGGTGCGAATGGCGCGGCCATTTCCCTTTTTCTTGGGCAGATCGTTTCCTGGTTACTACTTACGGGTTATTTTATGGCTTATTTTCGGAAGTGACAAATTCATATATTTTTTTATAGTTTGTTTCTAATTTTTCCCATTCGTTAGGTGTAAAATTTTTTCCATATAACTTCTGATAGGCCTCTTTCACAGATTTACCTTCAGAAATGAATTCCTTTAATTTTAATATTACCATTTTAAATTGGATTGAGTCGTTTTGGATGTCGTAATCGCGATTAATTCTTGTTCCTGAAGACATTTCAAATTCTCGAACAAAAATCTCAGGCAAAGTCAAAATCCCATATCCTTCAAAATGGTTTGTTTGAAACTCCGACCGTGTTTTGGCCCAAGCCATTAAAAATAAGGAAGGATTGGGAGGATATCCACCTAACAATGTCCCATCGGGGAATTGTAATTTTTGGGAAAATCGAACAATGGCCCTAGAAAGTTCCTTTCTTCGACGTACTGAAAAATTTGTTTTTTCTTCCTCTGTCAGGTAGGCAAATAAAACTGCTTCTTCTTTGCTATGGTCCGCCTTTTCAAAAAACCGACTCAAATCATGAGAAAAACGAGTGTCAGCTTCCCTATAAGAAAAAATAACCAACAGGAGAGGGAAAATGAGAAGAAATCCATGCCTGTATTTCAAAAGTATTTTCTTCATCCCTACAAGTATCGGGATAGTTTCCTTTCTCTTTCTTTCTTTTTTTTCCAGTCTTTTAGCACAGTCGTATTCCGACTCGGTCATGGATGATGATCGGGCCAATCGCAATTTTGGACGAGTGGTTGTGAAAGAGAGAATCCAAACGATTCCCTCTCGGCCGGAGGACAAGGGATTTGGTCTGAAAACAAAGCTCATAAGCGGTGGTAGATTCTTTTCCCAAAAGGGAGGATTAGATGCCGAAAAAGCCAATCGTTACTACGGATATGGTATTTTAACTACTCCGAGTCTTTTTTATTACGCAGGTCAAGGTTGGAATTTAGGAATCCTCATCGCCCCTCGTGTAGCAGTATCTGAAGAAAGAGTGATCGGTAAAGAAAATCGAACCGTATACGATTCTGAATTCACAGCACTTCTATCAAAGGATATCTCATCAGTCCAATTGACATTTGAAGTTGGCCGTGGTTTCAATAGACTAGACAGTTATGGTTTTTTCTTTGTTGGAATGTCCAATTACGGTTCGGCATCCATTTCATTTGCATCCAACATTCGCATAACAGGAATTCAATTAAATGCAAAACCTGAATTAGAAAATTGGTTCGGACCACCCTGGAGTGGATACCGTAGAGAGATTTATGGAGGTCATATCATTTCCGAAAAAACATTCTTTTGGGAAGAATTACGCTTTTTTCATTATATATACACTGATCCCAACCATAATACCAATGGACAAATTCTTTCAGGCCAAAGAATTTCTGGGCGTTATTCCTACAGCGGAATGGAATTCCAATCTAAAAAATTTTTAGATACTTGGGTTTTAGATTTAGCAGGAATTCGACTTCTCGGCGAATCAAAATCCTCAACAAATCCTTGGTCCGAAAAACAAATCGCAACCAATTCCTATTTAGGATATTTATCATTAAACTCTAAAGGGGAAAAATTTAGTTTATCCTTTGCCGGTCTTGTTACCAAAAAAGATAAAAAAGATCGATTAGATTCAAATAGCGATGGTTATGCGTCCAACTTTGCAGAACCAAGAGTACTTGGAGGTTATTCCTCCTTTTTGCTTTACCAAACTTTGGACACAATAAATCCTCCCCAGTTTCGAGATGTTCCGACACGAGAAAATCCCAACTATGAAAATAAAGGAAACCGGATTTATGGAATCCAAATGGGCTGGGACTGGTATTCATTTTTTCGAACTGATCTTTTTTTAAACAGATCGGACTCTGCTCTAGGAAAAGGTAATGAAGTGATAGGAAAACTTAGTTTTTTGTCGAATGATTTTGGTAACTTATTTGCACAAATGAGCGCTTCTTATACTGTCATGGATCCTCGCAAAACTCGTGTTTTGATCACAGAACCATTTACTGAAGAAGAACCAAAAAAAGAATATTTAAGATTTTACGTTTCTTTAGGAATGAAGTTTTAATTCGTTTGCATGAGTTTATACCAAGTTTTAAAAAATCGAACCTCGTTACCTTTTTCGTTATAAACAATAGAATCAATATTCATCTTTGCAAGAAAAATGCCTCGTCCGCTGACAAGATTTGCTGCAGGGTTGACAATAGGATTAGGAATCTGGTTAACTGCAAACCCATTCCCTTCGTCTCGGATTACAATTGTTACTCCCACATCATCCATTGATATTTCCACAAAAACGGAAGAATTATTTTCTGCACAACGTGAATCCACTAACTTAAAATAATCCTCATTGGCTTCCAAACATTCTTGTTTTTCAGCATAACTTACACCAGCGACACCATGTTCAATTGCATTTGCTAATAATTCATACAATACAATTTTGATTGATATCAAATCTTCATGAGTTGCGAGCGGAGAATTTAATATTTGTTTTACAATAAATGCAATATAGGAATTTAATTTTTTTATCTGAGGTCTAAGTTTAATTTTACAATCAGAACTGAACTGTATGATTTCACCGCTATTAAATAGAAGGGTTAAATCAATATCGGCGTTTTCGAATTTTTTGATTCGAGAACGAAGAGCTTCCATTCGAAATGGCTTTAGAAAAAAATCAACGGCACCCATCCTAAAAACATCTATGGCAATTTGGATGTCACTATCGCCGGTGATTACTAAAAAAGGGGTTTGGTTTCCATCAGCTCTCAGCTTTTGAATGAATTGAATTCCATTTAATTTTGGTAAGCTGATATCAGAAATAATAAGATCAAAGGTGTTTTGGTTGGTGATCGCTAATGCCTCAAGTCCATCGGAGGCCATAGTTACGTTAAATTCATCTTTGAAGTATTCCCAGAACAATTCGCGGATGGTATCTTCGTCATCAACAAAAAGGATTTTCATAGCTCGGAGTCTTAGAGTAAAGAGAACTCCAATCTATAACAATTGTAAATCTATTTTTAGATTTTAGTCTTCTAAGTTGTAAGAACGACCCAATTTATATGTCGATTGTAACTCTTGTTGGAGGTCCAAAATCTCTTTGCGAGAGAAAAATGCAATTTTTCCGCCGGAAAGCTCAAACGCGTAGTAGGTGGCCTCCTCCGATTGTAGAAGATTTTTTAACTGGCTGAGTGATGTGACCCTGGTTCCATTTACCTTTTCTAAAACCAAATCCTGAAATTCCTGGTATCCTAGGTTCCCTTCTAGGGGGAAAACACGACTTAGGATCACAATCTTTTCACGAACAGGGTGAACTTTCTTTTGGTAATAGTCGGAAAGATATACTAGTTTTTTTTCTGACTTAACGCGGTATTCTGTGCCAAATTCTTTCAAATACGCATTTGTAAGTTCAGTAAAGAAAAAACCACCTACTATCAAATACAGGGGTTTTCTTTTTTTAGCTTCTTCTGGAATTAAAAAATCATTAGAATCATAAGCTCTCAAATCATAACTTACAGATTGGTTTTGGAAATTTCTATGAAGTTTTAAATTCACAGTTTCACCTAATTCACGTAAAGAGCCGTTAGGTTTTCGTAAGATAAAATCATAAACCTTATCTGCTCTATCCCAATCATCGATTTTAGTAAGAGGAGTCGAATTGATTTCCGTAATCAAATCACCTGGAAACAAATTATATGCTGGGCCAACACCAGGTATAACTTCTGTTACCAAAAGTGGATTGTTTATATTTTTTGAATAATATTCACGTTCTGATGGAGTTAAATTAACATCAAAAACCAAACCCGGATGTGGGAAAGGTTTTCCATTGGTTCTATAGAAAGTTTCTACATACTCTGCTGGAATCAAAAAATCCGCAATTGTTACACCACATAACACTTGATTTTTGAAGAAAAATTCGGCTTCTTCCGATTTTTTTTTATCTAATAAAAATACTTTGATAGGGGTTTTTGAAAAAGGTAAAAATACATAACGAGACTTTCCCGTTGGACAATGTTTATTGGAAGATTTTAGATCCAAAACAACTGGATTTGGAAATTTTGAGATTCCATTAGTTTCTAAAAGTATAAATCCCGTTTCTTCGTCGTAAGATTTTATTCCCAGTTTAGGAACTGAATAATCAAAAGATTCAAATTCTGCAAATACGGGATTTTGTTTGGGTAAAGTGACTCCAAAAAAAAGACCTTTCCCTACATAAATCAAATTTAATTTACGAGAAAATGGTTCCCCAACAAGCCAAGGGTTTTGATGACTTGTCTTTTGGAAGGTAATTCTTGATTCAACGACTCGTTTGTCTTCAAATTCTTCTGCACCAAGCGGTAATAAGGTGACAATACTTACAAAAATTAAAATAATATATTTAAAACTCTTCATAACTTGCACCATATCTTTTTTTTACACGTTGGTTCATTTGGTAAACAGACTCGGGCCTAAGCACAATGGGTAAATCCATCCCTCGAAACCTGAGGACGATAAAACCTTTTTTTTCATTTTTCCAAATCGTTTTAAATTCATTTAAGTCTTTTGGAACTCGTCCATTGATCGATTCTACTACTTTGTATTTATACTTCTTAAATTTAGAAGTTTCAGGATCATTAAATGTATAACTCAAAACAATATCTCTGACAGTGTATCTATATAACAAATCTTGAATAAAATAACTATAATGGTATTTTAAAGAGCTATCTAAGTCCCCATCTTCAGAATGAAAAAAGGATCTTGTGATTGGTTGAAACACAAATCCAGCCTGCAAAAAATAATCTTCGGTGGAATCTCTGTATAAATCCAAAGCGTAGTTTTTTTGAAGATTCACTTCGGCATCATATTTTTTTCCTGCTCGGTAAAAACTCACGGCCACTTTTGAATTCATTTGTTTGTTTTCGATCCAATCAATGATGAATTCTTTTTTATCGGACTCAGAAATTTCTCCATCGTTTGTGATCGTTAAATTATCTAATGCGACTACAAAATCCTTCTCTTTTAATACTTTTGAGAATGTCGAAGAAGGATAAATCCGGTTTACAAAGATTCCCGTTTGATTTGCTGGAACCTTCATTGCTTGTTTCAAACTTTTAGGATTTCCATTTTGAAAAGTAAACCCGATATTTGGAAATCCATCATACTTCCCATCGGCAATATCTTCTAAAAAATGACGTATGATATCATTTGAAATCAAATAAGCAATTCCTGGTTCCAAAGTACTAATTTGAAATACAAGTCCAACTACTTTGCCATTTTGAACGGCCGGCCCACCAGAATTTCCAGGTTGGATGTTGGCATTAATTTTTAATACGTTTCGATAGTCTAACCCTGAGTAGGTGTATCGATTTTTTTCAAGACGAAGGATCGAACCTTTTTCTACCGATAAACTGTCATTCCCATTGGGAAAACCCAATAGTAGTACATCTGAGCCTAAATTGGGAATCCCTTCTAAAAGGGAAAGTGTAGTGGTTTGTTCCGAAAAATCAGGATCTGACACTTGCAACAAAGCTAAGTCACAATCGTAACCAATATATTTAACATCTGCTAAATATTCTTTTTTAGTAAAACTACTTTTAACAAGAATTCTTTTGGCATCACGGACAACATGGGCATTTGTCAAAATGGTTTGGTTTGGTAAAACAAGCCCCGATCCAAATCCAGTCGATAGATTTTTTTTCATCCAAGGTTGGGTTTTATTTTCAGTATTAAAACCTTCGTTGCGAATGAGAACCACAGAACGGAAAATAGAATCTACAGCTGGCTCTGGTTCTGCTTGAGCAAATATTGATTGGTGCAAAAGAAAAAATAGAATGGAGAGTTTTAATAATTTATTCATAATACAAAACGACTTTCTCCCAAAAGGTTTGAGTTTCTGTGATTTTTTTTAAGACAGCACTTCCTAAAACTCGATCACCAGGTTTCGGATCTTTCCATATCGTATTTGATGAAATTAAATTCCCAGAAGAGGAGGATGGCACACGGATCAAACTATAAGCGGAATCACGAATGCATGTAATTCGAAATACATAAGAAACCGTTTGGTCCCAATAGAAACTTTCATCTTTTTCAATGTATTCTAAGGGACAAGTAGAATCAAAAAAAACTTCAATATTCGCGGGAACTTCTTTTCTTCTTTTTGGATTTTGAGAGATGGATTTAAAATAAAATAAATTCGGATTTTGTATCGGTTGATAGGATGGACCTGATTGTTTTCCTTCGGTAACTACAGGTATTTGTTTTTTAGAAGGGTAATCCAATTCGGTATCATCCGTATTCAAGCGTGCCAGTGGTTTTGTATCTAAAGCAACTAAGCCTGTTTCTATTTCTAAATACTGTTTGTTTCCAATTCGCTGAACAGCTCTTAATCGAAATGTTCCAGGATCCAATTTTTTTTTCTGATTGGATTGAAATTGAATCACCATTGGTTCCTCTGCCTTCTGACAACTGAATCGAAAGTATGTGACCGAAGAAATTCGGGATGCAGGTTCTAATCGGCAATTTCCATCATCCAAGAGAAATTTCTGTTTGGATTGGATTTGTTTTCTGATCACTAGGGATGGTTTTCTCTCTTTCCAAGCGCTCACTTCTTCGGCAAGTGTTTGGAGTGATACATTTGTCTTTGTGCGGTCCGCAAAACTGACTCCTGAGACAAAAAATAACAAAATCAATCCTAAGTGTATGTATGACTGCTTAATCATGGATTACCAATTGTTGTAATTATCGGCTGATCGACCCCATAGAATCAACCGACATCCAATTGATTTCTTTTCTCATTATGTCGCAAACCTAAGGTGAACTTTTTTTTTGGTTTTCAGACTTTCAAAAATTCATGGGGGGGAAAAGTAATGTAAGAAATAGGAGAATACTTTTTTGAACTGGAACTTTCTTAAAACCGAAATAGAACCTGGTGACTTCCTCATAGATTGTCGTTCCCAATCAGCATATGAAGAAGAAACATTAGAAGGTGCTTATTACTATCCATTTATCAAAAAAGCATTCGGATCTGATCCAGAATCACAAAAGAAATTGTACGGACCGATGATGGCCGTAGTACAAGAATTTCAAAAATCCAAAAAAACACGCATCATTGTCTTTGATGAAGGAATGGGAATGTTTTCTACGCGTATGGTGTATTTACTGCGTGGGATGGGAATTAAGGACGCTTATGTCCTTGGTCAAAAATGGCCAGTCGAAGGCAAAAAAGCAAAAGGGGAACAGAAAATTGAACCTCCCATTGCTGACAAAGTAAAACCCATTGAAGGTGTTGTCGACAAGGCCTTTATGGAAAGAAATCTTACCAAACTCCAAATCTTTGATGCAAGAACTATGGACGAATACGAAGGCCGATTGCCACGCCTCACAGCTCCAGAAGAAGGAACTCTTTGTGGACGTTTGCCTGGGGCATTTTTATGGGATTGGAGAAACTTATACGATGGAGAAGCAAATCTCATCGAACGTTCCCTTTTTAAAAAACGCCTAAATGGATTTCCGTTTATGCCAGAACGTCCTACTGTGATTTACGATTACAATGGGGCTCGCTCTTGTTTACTCGCTCTTATGCTCAGGGAAGCAGGTTATATTGATGTCACTACTTACCAAGGGTCTTGGTTTGAATGGAGAAAATCTAGCCTACCAAAACAAGCTGTGGCTGTTTTTGGTGCAAAACAAGGGGCGGCTGCGGCACCTCGTGTTGGTGGAGTCGATCGCAAGAAAGTTTAAAAAAGTATTTACGAATCCTCAAACCATCGATCCACTAATCTCTGCTCCTGGAGGGGTCGATGGCACTTCGTTTGATTTCCTTATCTCTATCATTGTTCTTTTTGGAATGTGCTTCCCGCATCATTTCTAATTTTCCTCATTCGGAAGAATCATATTCCCTCACACAAAAAGTACAATGGATTCAATCGACAAATGAATTCACTTTAAGAAACCAATCTCTCTCAAAAGACTTTATCAAACTTTCTCTAGAAGAACCATTCCTTAAATCTTCTACGAAGGAAACAATATCCAAATACAGAATGGCATCTTTCCAATTTAAAGAAAGCCTAGAAAAAACTTGCGACAAACAATCCATAGACGAAATCAAAAAAGATCCTGGAAAAATCACCATCAAAGGGAAGTTAACTGGTAAAGATTGTTCCACTGATTATCAAATTCAATTCCATACAAAATCCGATACTGAAATTGAATTCAAAATCCAACTTTCCGATCCCAGTTTAAACAGAATCCAGTTCCATTACGGTTCTTCCAAAGATGAAAAAATCTTTGGGTTAGGAGAACAGTTTACTTTTGATGAACTCAAAGGAAAAACGCCCTTTTTATTTACCGAAGAACAAGGTATTGGCAGGGGTGACCAACCCATCACTGCAGGCGCCAACATCATGGCTGGTGCCGGTGGAAATGCTTATACAACTTATGCTCCGATCCCTCACTACATCACTTCCGAAAACCGTTCTGTATTTTTTGAAAACAGCGGTTATGCGAATTTTAATTTTAGTGACACCAAAAAAATCAAAGTGGAGTTTTGGGATTTCCAATCAGAAAAATCATTAACCGGAACTATTTGGATTGGAACCTCTTCCAAATCTCTCATTGAAGTTTATACCAAAAAAACAGGTAGATTTCCAAAACTTCCCGATTGGGCCTACGGCACTTGGCTTGGTGTCCAAGGTGGAACAGAAAAAGTTTCGACTATCGTCAAACAAGCGAAAGATGCCGGAAATCCTGTGACAGCACTTTGGATCCAAGACTGGTGTGGGCGCCGTGTCACCAATTTTGGAGACCAACTCAAATGGCGTTGGTATGCGGACGAAAATCTTTATCCCGACTTTAAAAAATTTGTAAAATCAATGAATGATCAAAACGTACAGGTATTAGGTTATATCAACTCTTTCCTTGCAGACACCGATCCAAAAAAACCAGGAGATGATTTTACAAATCCACTCTTAACGGAAGCAAAATCCAAAGGATACTTGGTCAAAAATTCCAAAGGCGAAGACTATCTCATCCAAACTGTAGGGTTTCCCGCATACCTCATTGACTTAACTAATCCTGCGGCCGTTCGTTGGACAAAGGATCTCATCAAAAAGAATATGATTGGAATGGGTCTTTCTGGTTGGATGGCCGATTTTGGAGAGTGGTTGCCTTATGATGCCAAACTATATTCTGGAATCGATGCTAAAATCTATCACAACCGTTATCCGGTAGATTGGGCAAGAATCAATCGGGAAGCTATTAAAGAAGCGGGTATGGAAGGAAAAATTGTATTTTTCACAAGAGCCGGATACAGTTATTCCAATGCTTATTCCACTCTCTTTTGGGAAGGAGACCAAATGGTAAGTTTCGGAACCAATGATGGGCTTCCTTCTTCCATCATAGGACTAACTAGTTCAGGGATCAGCGGTTATGCGTTAAATCACAGTGATATTGGTGGTTACACTACCATTTCCAATCCACTCCGAAACTACCATAGATCGAAAGAACTTCTTTTACGATGGGCAGAGGCCTCTGCCTTCACTCCAGTTTTCCGTACCCATGAAGGAAATAGACCTCTCAAAAATTGGCAGGTATATACGTATATAAAACCAGATGGGACCAGGTCTCTGGGAGACGAAGACACGGTTTCTCTTTTTGCAAAAATTGCAAAAATCCATTTTGCACTCAAACCATATATCCAAAGTTTGGTGGAAGAAGCATCCCAAACAGGTATTCCTGTTGTCAGACACAATTTCCTTGTCGAACCCGAAGACAAAAATTTGTTAAATTACAAATACCAGTTTTTTTTAGGCGATGACCTTCTTGTGGCTCCGGTCGTTGAAAGCGGAGAAATTGTTCAGGAAGTTTACCTGCCTCGTGGAAAATGGTTACATATATGGACTGGGACCACATACGATGGATACAGAAAAATCCAAGTTCCTGCACCAATAGGTAAACCTCCCGCATTCATTCGTATAGGTGGAAAATCGGAAACCCTCATCCGTTCTTCGATCAGTTCCATTCGGAACAAAGACTAAAAGCGGAGGAAAAACCCAAATGAAATTTGCACTGATTGGAGACATCCACGGGTATTGGAACAAACTGGATATTGATTATTTCAATGCATCGGATTACGATTGTTTGTTTTTTACAGGAGACCTTCGTGGCAATCCCAAACTAGGAAAACTTTCCTTCCAAGGTCTCACAAAACGTGCGTATATGATACCCGGAAACTGGGACGGTATGAGTTTAACATCCATCATTGGAGAAGTGATACAATCCAAACTTCTCATCCATTCAGGACAAATGGGCCAAACTAGAAGGATGAAAAAAATTTCTAACTTGATAAAACCAATCAGCTTACTTGGTTACAGTTCACTAATTTTGTCTAAGGAGCTGGACCTAAGTCTAATTGTAGGTCGTCCCCATGCAATGGGTGGCGGACTTAGTTTCGCCCCTTATATGAAAAAGACCTATATGGTTTCCAATATGGAAACTTCGATCGAAAAGTACAAAAGACTGATCGATGGAACCAAGGAGAAAAATTTATTCTTTCTTTCGCATAACGGGCCTTTTGGGTTAGGTGCTGCCAAAAATTCCATTTATGGTGCTGAGTTTAAAAAAGAAGGAGGGGATTGGGGAGATTTAGATCTTACAGAGGCCATTCAATATGCCAAATCCATTGGGAAAAAAGTCCCTTTGGTTCTCTCAGGCCATATGCATCACTCTATTAGCAAAAAAAGAGAACGAGAGACTCACGAATACACAGGCGGAACTTTCTATGTAAACGGAGCCAAAGTCCCCAGAATCCAAGAAGGAAAACACTTCCATACGAAGATCGAATGGGATGGTGGTTCTGCTACTGTGATTCCAATTTGGGTTTAGTGATCCTTCTCTAACCTAGAGTGGTCTCTATTTCAATTTTTCCAGAGAGTATTTTATGTACGGGACAAACGTTTGCCACAGAAAGTAATCTATCTCGTTGTTCAGTGCTTAGATTTCCAGTAAGAATTACAACTCTTGTGAATTTATGATCTTCTGCAGATCGTTTATCAATCGTTACATGAACTTCTACCGAATCCAAAGGATACTCTTTTCGATCGGCATACATTCTGACCGTAATGGAAGTACAAGCTCCCAAAGAAGAAGCAAGTAACTCCGTGGGCATAGGTCCAAGGTCGGTTCCTTCTTTGTCTTTCGGTTCATCGGCGATCCAATTATGTTTTCCTGCTGAAATTTTTGTTTCGTATTTTGTTTTGGCTGTCGAAACAACCACCTTATCTTCAAATACTGCTGTCATTTGGATTCTCCTTTGCGAATTCGTTCTGCTTCCGCAATCGCACGGTTACGATTGTTTAACATAGCCTCTTCTACTTTTAGACGCATCTGTTCAAATTCTTCTTCATTCAATTCTCTGGGAACAGAAATCGGTTCCCCATAAGAAACAACAAAAGTAGTGAAAGGTTTTGGAACTCTATGTTTGTCCCAAGCTTTTTCTAGGATCCACTGACGACTACATTCATAGTGAAAAGGAATGATGGGAACTTGTGTGACTTGCGCTGCAGCAATGATCCCAGGTTGGAGGACCAAAGCCGGTCCTCTGGGACCATCGGGGGTAAAGGCTGCAGGTAATCCTTTTTTTAAATGTTGGATCATCGCCTTTAAAGCTTTGGATCCTCCTTTGGAACTGCTACCGCGAATGCTTGTGTTTCCAAATCTATGGACCACTTGGTTGATGTAGTCTCCGTCTTTCGATTCAGAAATGAGAACGGCTACGTTTTTTCCTCGGTGCAAATACGGTGAGTACAAAACGTTCGTATGCCAAATCGAATAGATAAAAGGTTTTTTGTTTTTGAATAATTCTTCGTATCGTTCGTTTGTCAAAAAACGAAACCTGGAAGTGAGGCCAATCAAACGTTGGAACCAAACGGCAATGAGTGGTAACAACCAGACTAAAAATCTACGTTTCAAATCGAAAATCTCTCCCTAGAGATTAAATTCCAGGGAAAAGTGATTCTAAAGAAAGATCAAGTTAAGTTTTCTTTTTGAACAAATCACCAAGTTTACCCAGATCTTCTGGTTTGATATTGGTTCCCGCAGCTTTTTTGTTTTCTTCCTGAATTTCTTTGTATACTTCCGCCCGGTGTACAGAAACATTTTTGGGAGCTTTGACACCAATCTTCACTTGGTCACCTTTGATATCGACAATCACAATTTCGATATCATCACCGATCATTATGGACTGGTTACTCCTCCTTGCAAGAACTAACACGGATTATACCTTTTCGGAAGACATCTCTTCCATAGATTCGATGATGTTTTTTCGAATAGGATGATTTTCATCCCGAGAAATACATTGTTTTCCCTTTCCTTCTTTACCGTTCAGAATGATAGGACCTTGTAAGTTCGCAGTCATTCCTTTGGGATTGTCATGAGGAATGGTAACAATTAAAAAAATGATTCCTTCTTTCCAAGAGTTAAGTCCAATGTCATGTAATTCTTCATCTGAAACAGCTGGTTTATAATCATTCATAAACAGTTCTGGTTGGATGACAATAAACGCAAGTCCCGATTCCTTTGTGGATTGTAACCATTTGAAAGGACTTTCAGGACTTTCTTCAATGAGAGCGTACTCATCAAATTCATCAAATCCAAGTAACCCTTGTGGGAATTTTAAGATTTGTTTTGCGTCCACTTGGATGGTTCCGAAAGGTTTTGTGTGAATCGTTACCGACATTCTAGTTCCTGTACTTTCTATTCTTTCTAATATAACCGTCATTTAGTTTCCATTACCGAAGGAAATCCATAAGAGTTGGTTTAATAATTTTAG carries:
- a CDS encoding sulfurtransferase, whose amino-acid sequence is MNWNFLKTEIEPGDFLIDCRSQSAYEEETLEGAYYYPFIKKAFGSDPESQKKLYGPMMAVVQEFQKSKKTRIIVFDEGMGMFSTRMVYLLRGMGIKDAYVLGQKWPVEGKKAKGEQKIEPPIADKVKPIEGVVDKAFMERNLTKLQIFDARTMDEYEGRLPRLTAPEEGTLCGRLPGAFLWDWRNLYDGEANLIERSLFKKRLNGFPFMPERPTVIYDYNGARSCLLALMLREAGYIDVTTYQGSWFEWRKSSLPKQAVAVFGAKQGAAAAPRVGGVDRKKV
- a CDS encoding alpha-glucosidase → MALRLISLSLSLFFLECASRIISNFPHSEESYSLTQKVQWIQSTNEFTLRNQSLSKDFIKLSLEEPFLKSSTKETISKYRMASFQFKESLEKTCDKQSIDEIKKDPGKITIKGKLTGKDCSTDYQIQFHTKSDTEIEFKIQLSDPSLNRIQFHYGSSKDEKIFGLGEQFTFDELKGKTPFLFTEEQGIGRGDQPITAGANIMAGAGGNAYTTYAPIPHYITSENRSVFFENSGYANFNFSDTKKIKVEFWDFQSEKSLTGTIWIGTSSKSLIEVYTKKTGRFPKLPDWAYGTWLGVQGGTEKVSTIVKQAKDAGNPVTALWIQDWCGRRVTNFGDQLKWRWYADENLYPDFKKFVKSMNDQNVQVLGYINSFLADTDPKKPGDDFTNPLLTEAKSKGYLVKNSKGEDYLIQTVGFPAYLIDLTNPAAVRWTKDLIKKNMIGMGLSGWMADFGEWLPYDAKLYSGIDAKIYHNRYPVDWARINREAIKEAGMEGKIVFFTRAGYSYSNAYSTLFWEGDQMVSFGTNDGLPSSIIGLTSSGISGYALNHSDIGGYTTISNPLRNYHRSKELLLRWAEASAFTPVFRTHEGNRPLKNWQVYTYIKPDGTRSLGDEDTVSLFAKIAKIHFALKPYIQSLVEEASQTGIPVVRHNFLVEPEDKNLLNYKYQFFLGDDLLVAPVVESGEIVQEVYLPRGKWLHIWTGTTYDGYRKIQVPAPIGKPPAFIRIGGKSETLIRSSISSIRNKD
- a CDS encoding S1C family serine protease, which encodes MNKLLKLSILFFLLHQSIFAQAEPEPAVDSIFRSVVLIRNEGFNTENKTQPWMKKNLSTGFGSGLVLPNQTILTNAHVVRDAKRILVKSSFTKKEYLADVKYIGYDCDLALLQVSDPDFSEQTTTLSLLEGIPNLGSDVLLLGFPNGNDSLSVEKGSILRLEKNRYTYSGLDYRNVLKINANIQPGNSGGPAVQNGKVVGLVFQISTLEPGIAYLISNDIIRHFLEDIADGKYDGFPNIGFTFQNGNPKSLKQAMKVPANQTGIFVNRIYPSSTFSKVLKEKDFVVALDNLTITNDGEISESDKKEFIIDWIENKQMNSKVAVSFYRAGKKYDAEVNLQKNYALDLYRDSTEDYFLQAGFVFQPITRSFFHSEDGDLDSSLKYHYSYFIQDLLYRYTVRDIVLSYTFNDPETSKFKKYKYKVVESINGRVPKDLNEFKTIWKNEKKGFIVLRFRGMDLPIVLRPESVYQMNQRVKKRYGASYEEF
- a CDS encoding PDZ domain-containing protein, whose translation is MKSFKYIILIFVSIVTLLPLGAEEFEDKRVVESRITFQKTSHQNPWLVGEPFSRKLNLIYVGKGLFFGVTLPKQNPVFAEFESFDYSVPKLGIKSYDEETGFILLETNGISKFPNPVVLDLKSSNKHCPTGKSRYVFLPFSKTPIKVFLLDKKKSEEAEFFFKNQVLCGVTIADFLIPAEYVETFYRTNGKPFPHPGLVFDVNLTPSEREYYSKNINNPLLVTEVIPGVGPAYNLFPGDLITEINSTPLTKIDDWDRADKVYDFILRKPNGSLRELGETVNLKLHRNFQNQSVSYDLRAYDSNDFLIPEEAKKRKPLYLIVGGFFFTELTNAYLKEFGTEYRVKSEKKLVYLSDYYQKKVHPVREKIVILSRVFPLEGNLGYQEFQDLVLEKVNGTRVTSLSQLKNLLQSEEATYYAFELSGGKIAFFSRKEILDLQQELQSTYKLGRSYNLED
- a CDS encoding LIC11113 family protein, which gives rise to MIKQSYIHLGLILLFFVSGVSFADRTKTNVSLQTLAEEVSAWKERKPSLVIRKQIQSKQKFLLDDGNCRLEPASRISSVTYFRFSCQKAEEPMVIQFQSNQKKKLDPGTFRLRAVQRIGNKQYLEIETGLVALDTKPLARLNTDDTELDYPSKKQIPVVTEGKQSGPSYQPIQNPNLFYFKSISQNPKRRKEVPANIEVFFDSTCPLEYIEKDESFYWDQTVSYVFRITCIRDSAYSLIRVPSSSSGNLISSNTIWKDPKPGDRVLGSAVLKKITETQTFWEKVVLYYE
- a CDS encoding ATP-binding protein; translated protein: MKILFVDDEDTIRELFWEYFKDEFNVTMASDGLEALAITNQNTFDLIISDISLPKLNGIQFIQKLRADGNQTPFLVITGDSDIQIAIDVFRMGAVDFFLKPFRMEALRSRIKKFENADIDLTLLFNSGEIIQFSSDCKIKLRPQIKKLNSYIAFIVKQILNSPLATHEDLISIKIVLYELLANAIEHGVAGVSYAEKQECLEANEDYFKLVDSRCAENNSSVFVEISMDDVGVTIVIRDEGNGFAVNQIPNPIVNPAANLVSGRGIFLAKMNIDSIVYNEKGNEVRFFKTWYKLMQTN